A single region of the Strigops habroptila isolate Jane chromosome 3, bStrHab1.2.pri, whole genome shotgun sequence genome encodes:
- the CBX7 gene encoding chromobox protein homolog 7 isoform X1 produces MELSAIGEQVFAVESIRKKRVRKGKVEYLVKWKGWPPKYSTWEPEDHILDPRLVVAYEEKEERDRASGYRKRGPKPKRLLLQRLYGMDLRSAHKGKEKLCFSLARRFGGGDSSLPGAKPGQAEFSEKTGGAVLPFSLRKQRKNQKYLRLSRKKFPRISSLESRNCRHEFFLNDAVGLEARQGPEDWESMQHTSKEADVDGSLPWIPTVPPSEVTVTDITANSITVTFREAQVAEGFFRDRSAQF; encoded by the exons GGTAAAGTAGAATACCTGGTGAAATGGAAAGGATGGCCCCCCAA ATACAGCACATGGGAGCCAGAGGATCATATCTTGGACCCTCGCCTGGTAGTGGCTTATGAAGAAAA GGAAGAGAGAGACCGTGCATCAGGGTACAGGAAAAGAGGCCCCAAACCAAAGCGTCTCCTACTGCAG CGGCTGTATGGCATGGACTTGAGGAGTGCCCAcaagggaaaggagaagctctgcttctctcttgcacGGAGGTTTGGAGGAGGAGACAGCAGCCTGCCAGGGGCCaagccagggcaggcagagtTCTCAGAGAAGACTGGGGGAGCGGTCCTGCCATTCTCTCTCCGAAAGCAGCGCAAAAACCAGAAGTACCTGCGACTGTCAAGGAAGAAGTTCCCCCGCATCTCGAGCCTGGAGAGCCGAAACTGCAGGCATGAGTTCTTCCTGAATGATGCAGTGGGCCTAGAGGCCAGGCAGGGCCCTGAGGACTGGGAGTCCATGCAGCACACCAGCAAAGAAG cagatgTGGATGGCAGTCTCCCTTGGATTCCCACTGTGCCCCCCAGCGAAGTGACAGTGACAGACATCACAGCAAACTCCATTACCGTCACTTTCAGAGAAGCACAAGTGGCTGAGGGCTTCTTCCGAGACCGGAGCGCGCAGTTCTGA
- the CBX7 gene encoding chromobox protein homolog 7 isoform X2, with product MELSAIGEQVFAVESIRKKRVRKGKVEYLVKWKGWPPKYSTWEPEDHILDPRLVVAYEEKEERDRASGYRKRGPKPKRLLLQRLYGMDLRSAHKGKEKLCFSLARRFGGGDSSLPGAKPGQAEFSEKTGGAVLPFSLRKQRKNQKYLRLSRKKFPRISSLESRNCRHEFFLNDAVGLEARQGPEDWESMQHTSKEDVDGSLPWIPTVPPSEVTVTDITANSITVTFREAQVAEGFFRDRSAQF from the exons GGTAAAGTAGAATACCTGGTGAAATGGAAAGGATGGCCCCCCAA ATACAGCACATGGGAGCCAGAGGATCATATCTTGGACCCTCGCCTGGTAGTGGCTTATGAAGAAAA GGAAGAGAGAGACCGTGCATCAGGGTACAGGAAAAGAGGCCCCAAACCAAAGCGTCTCCTACTGCAG CGGCTGTATGGCATGGACTTGAGGAGTGCCCAcaagggaaaggagaagctctgcttctctcttgcacGGAGGTTTGGAGGAGGAGACAGCAGCCTGCCAGGGGCCaagccagggcaggcagagtTCTCAGAGAAGACTGGGGGAGCGGTCCTGCCATTCTCTCTCCGAAAGCAGCGCAAAAACCAGAAGTACCTGCGACTGTCAAGGAAGAAGTTCCCCCGCATCTCGAGCCTGGAGAGCCGAAACTGCAGGCATGAGTTCTTCCTGAATGATGCAGTGGGCCTAGAGGCCAGGCAGGGCCCTGAGGACTGGGAGTCCATGCAGCACACCAGCAAAGAAG atgTGGATGGCAGTCTCCCTTGGATTCCCACTGTGCCCCCCAGCGAAGTGACAGTGACAGACATCACAGCAAACTCCATTACCGTCACTTTCAGAGAAGCACAAGTGGCTGAGGGCTTCTTCCGAGACCGGAGCGCGCAGTTCTGA
- the CBX7 gene encoding chromobox protein homolog 7 isoform X3, producing the protein MELSAIGEQVFAVESIRKKRVRKGKVEYLVKWKGWPPKYSTWEPEDHILDPRLVVAYEEKEERDRASGYRKRGPKPKRLLLQRLYGMDLRSAHKGKEKLCFSLARRFGGGDSSLPGAKPGQAEFSEKTGGAVLPFSLRKQRKNQKYLRLSRKKFPRISSLESRNCRHEFFLNDAVGLEARQGPEDWESMQHTSKEVQWLSREWVGDDPQLSGSSREEQGAVGARNG; encoded by the exons GGTAAAGTAGAATACCTGGTGAAATGGAAAGGATGGCCCCCCAA ATACAGCACATGGGAGCCAGAGGATCATATCTTGGACCCTCGCCTGGTAGTGGCTTATGAAGAAAA GGAAGAGAGAGACCGTGCATCAGGGTACAGGAAAAGAGGCCCCAAACCAAAGCGTCTCCTACTGCAG CGGCTGTATGGCATGGACTTGAGGAGTGCCCAcaagggaaaggagaagctctgcttctctcttgcacGGAGGTTTGGAGGAGGAGACAGCAGCCTGCCAGGGGCCaagccagggcaggcagagtTCTCAGAGAAGACTGGGGGAGCGGTCCTGCCATTCTCTCTCCGAAAGCAGCGCAAAAACCAGAAGTACCTGCGACTGTCAAGGAAGAAGTTCCCCCGCATCTCGAGCCTGGAGAGCCGAAACTGCAGGCATGAGTTCTTCCTGAATGATGCAGTGGGCCTAGAGGCCAGGCAGGGCCCTGAGGACTGGGAGTCCATGCAGCACACCAGCAAAGAAG TACAGTGGCTTAGCAGGGAGTGGGTGGGTGATGATCCCCAGTTGTCGGGGAGCTCTAGAGAGGAGCAGGGCGCAGTGGGAGCACGTAATGGCTGA